TTTTTTCTTATTGTCTTAATTAGGAAGGCTGGGGAAGTTATTTCTGGAAGAATTCCTCGAAACTTTAGTTTGGACTAATGGTGAAGAGGAAGGCAGTCAATGAGAAGCACCGACTGCCGTAAGGTCAATGAAGTACAACCAACATTGACCCCATGATTTTCAACGAACTTCAGCAATTTCGCCAAACGTTGTATGCCAGCTTGGGAAACGCCAGAGATGCCCTGTTTGATCTGATGGATGCCGTGTTAGTGAGTGCGTGCATCGTGTCGTTTGTGAGGCTATCGCAGAGTCCTGTCTTTCGTCGCCAGTGGTCGAGCACCTATGAAGCGTTGCGCGATAGCCGCCTACCCCGATCAAAGGTGCTGAAGCTGTTGGTGCAGCAGATACCGACTCAGCAGCAACCGTTGTTGGCAGGTGATGCGAGTCGGTGGAACCGTCCTGCTGCCAGGCGTTTGAAAGACCGCACCTTATCAGGCAGAACAGGACATGCCCCGATAGCCGGACAAAACTACAGTACCTTAGCCTGGATTGCTGAAGACAGGGGCAGTTGGGCATTACCATTGCGGCATGAGCGCATCACCAGCTTTGAAACACCCGCCAGTAAAGCGGCATTCCAACTCAAACAAGTGACTCGGCAGTTAGCGGTGCGTCCGTTGGCGATCTACGACCGAGGGTACGGCAATGCCAGTTTTGTCAACCAAACGGCAGGGATTGAGGCAGACTTGCTGCTGCGGGTTACATCCAATCGATGTGTCTATGGCGCGCCCCCAGCGTATCGAGGGCGAGGCGCACCTGCCAAGCATGGACATAAGATGAAACTCAATGACCCTGACACTTGGAGTGTCCCGGTCGAAACCGTTGAAGTCGATGATCCCAACTGGGGACGAGTGCGGGTCAGTCGTTGGAGTGCATACCATTTCCGCAAATCCCCCAAACGGGCAATGGAAGTGTTGCGCGTGGAGGTGCTGGAGACACAGAGCAGCACGCGACGCTTGGCTCCTTTGTGGTTAGTTTGGCTGGGTGAGCAGATGCCTCCGTTAGAAACCCTGTGGTTGCACTACCTCCGTCGCTTTGCCATTGAACACTGGTATCGCTTTGCCAAGCAGAGGCTATATTGGACACATCCCCAGTTCAGTTCTGTATCGGCAACCGAACAGTGGAGCAGCCTGATGCCGTTGCTCAGTTGGCAGTTGTGGTTAGCGCGAAAGGACTGTACTGACCACCCCTTGCCCTGGCAGGCACCGCAAGAAACGTTGACTCCGGGTCGGGTCGCACAAGCGTTTGCAGGCATTTTGGCAGCGATTGGCACCCCTGCTCCTGCGCCTAAACCTCGTGGTAAATCGCCAGGACGAGGCAAGGGGCACAAGCCAACTCCTCGTCCCTGCTATCCGATGGTCAAAAAACGAGCCTCGAAACGCAAGACATCCGAACAATCCCTGAACAGTCCGGTTGCAACAGCAGCTTAACTGCGAGCAGGATTGTATCCAATTCCTTAAGTTCAACTGTTATGAACGGTTGAGCAGATTCTTTATGGCATCCTGTTGAGCATTATTGTGATGCCAGTTAGTCCAAACTAAAGTCGAAAGAGGATAGGGCTGCTCAGGGCAGTTGTCATTCTTGCAAGCTCATGACAGTTGTCATTCTTGCAGGTAGCCCAAAGATACAGTTTTTGCAAGCCTTCAACCCCGATTTCGCCTAGGCTTGGCTACAGTTTTAGTTCCAGAGTCCTGCTGACGGGATGCGGCCTGAGTCAGCAGCGAATCGGCAAAGGCGATCGCCTCTTCATTCCCACCCACGAGCTGAGCCAGCTCATGGCGGCGCTGCTCATCGCTCAGTTGGGATACGCGCACCACCGTTCGCACGTCTTCAGATCCCTCCAGCAAATCTGTATCTACTGGCTCAGGATCTACTGGCTCAGGGGTTGCTTTAGCCTTCCTGCGGTCATTTTTGCTGGTGGATTCTGCGGCTGGGTCAATCACCTGCTTATCGACCCGAAAGTGGGTATGGGCCATGGCGGCAACGAGCGGCTGGTGCGTCACGCAGAGTACCTGATGGCGGCTGCCAAGCTGGTGCAGCTTATCGGCAATCGCCTGGGCCACGCGCCCCGACACCCCCACGTCAATTTCGTCAAAGACCATTGTGCCGATCGGATCGACCTGCGAAAAGCACACCTTCAGCGCCAGCAAAAAGCGGCTCATTTCCCCACCAGAGGCGATCGCCGTCAGCGGTTGCAGCGGTTCGCCAGGATTGGGGCTAAACAGAAACGTGATGCGATCGCCCCCGGCCGCTGTTGGATTCACCGGCATAATCTCCACCTGAAACTGCACCTTTTCCATTGCCAGTGGCTTCAGTTCCTCAATTATTCGAGCTTCCAGCGTGTGGGCGGCAGCGCGACGCAGTTCCGTAAGCTGGGCACAGGCGGCGGCGAGTTCTTGCTGACGCTGGGCATACTGGGCTTCCAGCGCTTCTAGCGATTGTCCGCCATCGCTGAGCGCGTCCACATCCGCCTGCACCCGCTGCGCGTAGGCGATCGCCTCGGCAAGAGTCGGGCCATACTTCTTGCAAATCTGCTTAAGCTGAATAATTCGCTGCTCCACGGCTTCCAGGCGCTCCGGGTCCGTTTCCAACCCCTCACCGTAGGTGTTGATTTGCCGACCCGCCTCCTGTACCCGCGCCAACGCTTCCGCCACCATATCCAACACTGGCTCCAGATCTCGGTCATAGCGCACCATATCCGTCAACCAATTTTCCGCTTTGCCCAACAGATCTGCCGCTGCATTGCCGCCCGTGTCGTTCTGGTAAAGCGCCTGATACACCTGATAGCTCTGTTGCTGTAGCTCCACCGTATGGCTGAGGCGCTGGCGTTCCTGCTCCAACTGCTCCAACTCTTGCGGATCGCTGAGATTTGCCGCCGACAGTTCCTTTGCCTGATATTCAAACAAATCAAGCTGCTGCTGGCGTTGTTGCTCCATCTGGCGGCGTTTTTCTAGCGCTTGTGCCGCCTGCTGAAACGCGGCATAGGCGGCTGCGACGACTTCTCGCTGCTGCATTAGGGCAGCGCCACCAAAGCTATCGAGCCAGTCGCGCTGGAGGCTGGGCTGCCCTAGTTGCACGGTTTGCCCCTGGGCGGTAATTTCCACGAGGCGATCGCGCAGGTCTTCCATCTGCTGCTTGTTCACCACCACCCCATTCACCCGCGAACGGCTGCGGACGCTGCCCTGCCCCAGCGTCATCTCGCGGCTACACACTAGCGTTTCATCCTCTAGCGGCTCAAGATCCTGCGCCGCCAGCCAGTCTTGCAGCACAGGCTCCATCGCAAAAGTCGCCTCGATTCGCGCCGAATCCGCCCCTGTTCGCACCGCCCGCCCCGATACCTTGCCGCCCAGTGCCGCATCCAGCGCGTCGAGAATAATCGATTTACCCGCGCCCGTTTCCCCCGTCAGCACATTCAAGCCTTGGCCAAACCGAATCTCTAGGCGATCGACCAGGGCAAAGTTCTCAATGTTGAGAGAAATTAACATAGGAGGGGCAAAGAGAACACCTGGATCAAGATATGGAGATCAAAATATATGGGGATCAAAGTATGGATCACCCTGATGGCTCAACTATCAGGGGCTAGAATCTTAGAGTAGAACATTTGAATTGCTACTCGGCCACACATTTCAGTGTATAGCAGGCAAATGGCGCATCAAGATCTTTGGGACATCTTCGAGTCTGTAAATAGTCTCAAAATTTCATATCTCAAAGTCTCATGTTTCAAAATCTCGTATCTCAAAGTCTCAAAATTTTCTAGCGTTCAGCCCTGAACTCTACTCCTTGACCTCCAATCCTTGCCATAGAGCCTATTCTAGAGTTAACGTCGGCGCAAGGAGCCACCGTCCAATGACCCACTTCACTATTGATCTGAGTGCCATTACTGTGCTGACTGAAGCTCAGTTTGACGCGCTCTGTGCCAACAATCCCGACATCAAGTTTGAGCGCACCCCCAACGGAGAACTCGTCATCATGGCTCCCAGCGGCGGAGAAACTGGAAAAGATAATGCAAAATTGACTGCTCGCTTCGTTATCTGGAATGAAAGTACAGATCTAGGCGTTGTGTTCGATTCGTCTACCTGTTTTCGGTTGCCGGGTGGGGGCGATCGCTCTCCTGACGTAGCCTGGGTTGAAAAGGCTCGCTGGGAAGCCCTGCCGCCCGATTTCCGTCGCAAGTTTCCGCCCATTTGCCCCGACTTTGTGCTGGAGCTTCTCTCCCCCAGCGACAATCCCCAAACCATTCGCGCCAAGATGCAGGAATACCTTTCCTGTGGCGTAAAGCTCGGTTGGATGCTGAATCCAGAGGAACAGCAAGCCGAAATTTATCGACCCGACCAGCCCGTAGAAGTGCTAGACGCGCCCGCCAGCCTGTCCGGTGAACCCGTTCTGCCAGGGCTGGTTTTGCAATTGGGCTGGCTATGGGAAGGCGCGGTGAAGTAATGCTCCTACTGGAGCGTCATCGGCGCATACTGCCAATCCGGACGCAGCTCTGCCGCCTCTCGCAGGTAGGCATGGCGGACGCGCACCTCAGCGGGTAAGTTGATTTGCAGCAGCAGGCGGATGCAGCGCGGTAGGCTCCCTTTCACTGCCATTTGCTGCAAATCCAGCAGCGGCACATCGTTCCAACCAGGGCGCTGGCGGGCAATTTTGGCCGGAAAGACAGCATCCAGGTCTGGCGTAACGGAGAAAATCAGGTTCACGATTTCGTCCGGGTCGAGGACTCCGGGGTTGAGCCGTTCTAATTCTTCCAATAACTCGATTACCGCTTCGGCGATCGCCCCTTCTGTATTCTCTGCAACCGTCGTTGCGCCCCGAATTGCCCGAACTCGCCAACCCACAGATTTGTCCTCCCGTTTTGAGTATTTGGGGAATGGAGCGTAGAAGGATTGGGATTGGGAGAAGGGTTACTGCCCCGCCATGCCATCACTTCGTGACTCCATCACACCGCCTATGGCCGATACATCCACAGCGGCACGCCGCTCGTCGCCAGTTCAAACTCGATCCAGTCTGTAGCCGAAGATAGCCTGTGGGCAAGCAAACTGCCAAGGCGATCGCCCTGCATTTCACTCCCCGTTCGCAATCGACGGAGCAAGCTCTTTTTCTCCTCGATGTTAAACGTGCGAGTCTTTTCTGGATCGAGGCCAGCCAGTTCGCAGGTCCAGCGACGGGCATCTTCCTCAGTCCCCAGGCGATCCACCACACCCAGTTCCAGCGCTTGTTGCCCAGTGAAAATCCGTCCATCGGCAAAGCCCCGGACGGTTTCAACCGCTAGGTTCCTAGCTTCAGCCACCGTTTGCACAAACTGACCGTAGCTCGTGTCAATCAGCTCTTGCAGAATATGTTGCTCTGGCTCTGTCAGTTCTCGGTCAAAGGCCAGAATGTCTTTATACGGGCCAGATTTAATCACCTTGAAGGACACGCCAATTCGCTCCAGCAGGCGCTCCAGATTATTGCCCCGCAGAATGACACCAATACTGCCCGTCACCGTGCCAGGGTTTGCCACAATATGCTGTGCGCCCATGCCAATATAAACACCGCCAGAGGCTGAGATATTGCCAAAGCTGGCGACGATTTTGATTTTTTCACCCAGCCGCTTTAGCGCTTGATAGATTTCCTGAGAATCGCCCACCGTTCCACCAGGGCTGTCGATTCGTAGCAACAGTGCAGGAAACTTCCGCTCCTCGACTTGCTTGAGGGCTTCCAGAACGCGCTTACGAGTGTCACTGGCGATCGCCCCCGCCACCTCAATCCGGGCAATCTGCTTGCGAAACGACGGCTTAAAGAGCCTCACCATAGGTTTTCTAACTAACAAAAATTACGCTCAATTCTACGATTCTAAAGCGGAATCGCAGGTGTCCTCAAATTCGTAGCCAGGATGCAACTGCTGAGCAGCCCTAATCCTGCAACCATCCTCTATGATCGAAAATCTATACCCCTTTTGCGCCTCGCGGCCCCTGGAGGAACCCTGGTCTACACTCGTCCCCTCGCCCGCCTTATTGAACAGTTACAACGGCTTCCTGGCGTTGGGCCCAAATCGGCTCAGCGGCTGGCGCTGCACATTCTTAAGCGGCCAGAAGAAGAAGTGAAAGCCTTAGCACAGGCGCTGCTAGAGGCAAAACAGCAAGTCGGACTGTGTTCCGTTTGTTTTCACCTGTCGGCCGAACCCGTCTGCGACATTTGCAAAAATCCCAGCCGCGATCCGCAGCTCATCTGCGTGGTGGCCGATTCTCGCGATGTCATCGCCCTAGAAAAAACTCGCGAATACAAGGGCAAATACCACGTTTTGGGCGGCTTGATTTCTCCGATGGAAGGCATCGGCCCCGACCATCTCCATATTTCGCCCCTGGTTAAGCGCGTAGCCCAGCAGGGCGTTGAGGAAGTCATCATGGCCATCAGCCCAAGTGTAGAAGGCGACACCACCACGCTTTATGTTGGGCAACTGCTAAAGCCGTTTACCAAGGTCACCCGCATTGCTTTTGGGCTGCCGATGGGGGGCGACCTGGAATACGCCGACGAGGTGACGCTGGCGCGAGCGCTAGAGGGCAGGCGAGAGCTAGAGTAGCGAGAGTAAACGGAAAGGCCGAACGTAAAGGTAAACAATCAGCAGTAAACAGTCAACAAGGATGCCAGCGTTTACTTTAGGCATTTACTTTAGACTTTATCTCCACCTTTCCAGACCGACTCAAAATCGGGGCAATGCTCCCCTTCCCAGCCAAACGGGTGCATTCCGCAGACCAGCATCGTGCCGCCGTAGACCTGGCCGTGGTAGTTGCGGCAGCCGACGCAGGCGGGATGACGGTTGAGAATGGGGTCAACGGTTTGGTTAAAGGGCTGTACGGTTTCCTGGATGGTGCTTTCTACGCCCGTCACCGCATTGATAAAGGGAGCCAGCCATTCTTCCATCTGGCGATCAATCTGATCGAGATCAGGGGCGATCGCCTCATTCAGCCGCTCTGCTACTTCGTCCGACCATTCAAAAATTGCATCCACCGCCTCATTCACATCGCGGTTAATCTCTTCCAGGAACTGTTCTACTTGCTGGGCGATCGTCTCAAACATAGGTCTCAGGGGTTGGGGATCAAGTTTTAAAGGTCGGGGTCGAGCAGCAATACCAAGGGCAAAGGTTGGGATCAATACGGAACCTAGAATCAGCGCGATCGCAGCCCTGTCAAGCAGACACTCTACCGCTCCTCATCCCCAATTCCGAATCCCCAGTCCCTAATCCCGTTTCAGCCGTCTCAGTTCCTCTTGCAGCTTGGCAACTTGCTGACGCAGATCATC
The Thermoleptolyngbya sichuanensis A183 DNA segment above includes these coding regions:
- a CDS encoding NF041680 family putative transposase; the protein is MIFNELQQFRQTLYASLGNARDALFDLMDAVLVSACIVSFVRLSQSPVFRRQWSSTYEALRDSRLPRSKVLKLLVQQIPTQQQPLLAGDASRWNRPAARRLKDRTLSGRTGHAPIAGQNYSTLAWIAEDRGSWALPLRHERITSFETPASKAAFQLKQVTRQLAVRPLAIYDRGYGNASFVNQTAGIEADLLLRVTSNRCVYGAPPAYRGRGAPAKHGHKMKLNDPDTWSVPVETVEVDDPNWGRVRVSRWSAYHFRKSPKRAMEVLRVEVLETQSSTRRLAPLWLVWLGEQMPPLETLWLHYLRRFAIEHWYRFAKQRLYWTHPQFSSVSATEQWSSLMPLLSWQLWLARKDCTDHPLPWQAPQETLTPGRVAQAFAGILAAIGTPAPAPKPRGKSPGRGKGHKPTPRPCYPMVKKRASKRKTSEQSLNSPVATAA
- the recN gene encoding DNA repair protein RecN, producing MLISLNIENFALVDRLEIRFGQGLNVLTGETGAGKSIILDALDAALGGKVSGRAVRTGADSARIEATFAMEPVLQDWLAAQDLEPLEDETLVCSREMTLGQGSVRSRSRVNGVVVNKQQMEDLRDRLVEITAQGQTVQLGQPSLQRDWLDSFGGAALMQQREVVAAAYAAFQQAAQALEKRRQMEQQRQQQLDLFEYQAKELSAANLSDPQELEQLEQERQRLSHTVELQQQSYQVYQALYQNDTGGNAAADLLGKAENWLTDMVRYDRDLEPVLDMVAEALARVQEAGRQINTYGEGLETDPERLEAVEQRIIQLKQICKKYGPTLAEAIAYAQRVQADVDALSDGGQSLEALEAQYAQRQQELAAACAQLTELRRAAAHTLEARIIEELKPLAMEKVQFQVEIMPVNPTAAGGDRITFLFSPNPGEPLQPLTAIASGGEMSRFLLALKVCFSQVDPIGTMVFDEIDVGVSGRVAQAIADKLHQLGSRHQVLCVTHQPLVAAMAHTHFRVDKQVIDPAAESTSKNDRRKAKATPEPVDPEPVDTDLLEGSEDVRTVVRVSQLSDEQRRHELAQLVGGNEEAIAFADSLLTQAASRQQDSGTKTVAKPRRNRG
- a CDS encoding Uma2 family endonuclease, with product MTHFTIDLSAITVLTEAQFDALCANNPDIKFERTPNGELVIMAPSGGETGKDNAKLTARFVIWNESTDLGVVFDSSTCFRLPGGGDRSPDVAWVEKARWEALPPDFRRKFPPICPDFVLELLSPSDNPQTIRAKMQEYLSCGVKLGWMLNPEEQQAEIYRPDQPVEVLDAPASLSGEPVLPGLVLQLGWLWEGAVK
- the aroH gene encoding chorismate mutase; this encodes MGWRVRAIRGATTVAENTEGAIAEAVIELLEELERLNPGVLDPDEIVNLIFSVTPDLDAVFPAKIARQRPGWNDVPLLDLQQMAVKGSLPRCIRLLLQINLPAEVRVRHAYLREAAELRPDWQYAPMTLQ
- the sppA gene encoding signal peptide peptidase SppA, which codes for MVRLFKPSFRKQIARIEVAGAIASDTRKRVLEALKQVEERKFPALLLRIDSPGGTVGDSQEIYQALKRLGEKIKIVASFGNISASGGVYIGMGAQHIVANPGTVTGSIGVILRGNNLERLLERIGVSFKVIKSGPYKDILAFDRELTEPEQHILQELIDTSYGQFVQTVAEARNLAVETVRGFADGRIFTGQQALELGVVDRLGTEEDARRWTCELAGLDPEKTRTFNIEEKKSLLRRLRTGSEMQGDRLGSLLAHRLSSATDWIEFELATSGVPLWMYRP
- the recR gene encoding recombination mediator RecR: MVYTRPLARLIEQLQRLPGVGPKSAQRLALHILKRPEEEVKALAQALLEAKQQVGLCSVCFHLSAEPVCDICKNPSRDPQLICVVADSRDVIALEKTREYKGKYHVLGGLISPMEGIGPDHLHISPLVKRVAQQGVEEVIMAISPSVEGDTTTLYVGQLLKPFTKVTRIAFGLPMGGDLEYADEVTLARALEGRRELE